GCGCGGCGATGGCGGTCGAGTCGATACCGCCCGACAGGAACGAGCCCACCGTGACGTCGGCGCGCATGTGCTTGGCCACCGAGTCGCGCAGCACCTCGGCGATCTTCTCGTGCAGGGTCGCCACCCCGTAGGGGCTCGACACCGGCTGCGCCCGGAACTCGGGGGAGAAGTAGCGCTCGATCTTCAGCTCGCCGCCGGGGGAGACCGTGAAGGAGGTGCCGGACTCGATTCGGCGGATGTTCTGGTGCAGCGACTCCGGTTCGGGCACGTACTGCAGGGTCAGGTAGTGCTGCAACGCGGTGCGGTCGAGCTCCTGCGCGATGCCCAGGGTGTCGGTGAGCTCCAGCAGGCTCTTCTTCTCACTCGCGAAGGCGACGCCGTTCGGGCCCGAGGCGTAGTACAGCGGCTTGATCCCGAAGGGGTCGCGCGCGCCGAAGAGGACCTTGCGCTCGGAGTCCCAGATCAGGAACGCGAACATGCCGCGGAGCCGCCCCACGGCCGCGGTGCCGAGGTAGTGGTAGGCGGCCACGATGGCCTCGGTGTCGCCCTCTGTGGCGAACTTCGCACCGTGTTCTTTCGCCAACTCCTCGCGCAGTTCGAGGTAGTTGTAAATCTCACCGTTGAAATTGATGGTGTACCGAGTCGGGTTTTCCTCGGGTCCCCAGGTCAGTGGCTGGTGGGAGTGTTCGAGGTCGATGATCGCGAGCCGGTTGAAGCCGTAGACGATCTCGCCGTTGGCCCAGGTGTCGGTCTCGTCGGGGCCGCGATGCCGCTGGCAGCGGAGGGCCCGCCCCACGGCGTCCCGCGCGTTCGCCGCGTCGTCCTCACTGCCACAGACCAGTCCAAGCAGGCCGCACACGCCGTTTCACACACCCTTTGTCAGTCAAAGCCTGAGTCGTAATTCGCAAGTATGCCGGGGAAGGCGGTGACGCCGCTGTCCCGGGTCTCGGCTAGAGTCCCATGCGTTAGAAGGATCGGGCGAGGAGGCATCACGGAGTGGGCGTTTCTGAGCGCACCCGGGGCACACGACGAGGGAAGGCCGGCAAGCTAGCCGCGCTCGCCGCGCTCGTCGCTTTGACGGTCACCGGTTGCTCGGGCGAGGAGATTCTGCGGTTCGGCTGGCCCGAAGGGGTCACGCCGGAGGCCGAGAAGATGCGCACCTTCTGGACCTGGTCGGTCATCGCGGCGCTCGTCGTCGGCGTGATCGTGTGGGGACTCATCTTCTGGAGCGTCGCCTTCCACCGGAAGAAGAAGGGCAAGACGGAGGCCCTGCCGAGGCAGTTCCAGTACAACGTTCCGCTGGAGCTGTTCGTCGTCGTGTTGCCGGTCGTCATGGTCTGTGTGCTGTTCTTCTTCACGGCCGTCACCGAGCAGTCGGTGCTGGCCGAGGAGGACGACCCCGACGTCGTCGTGGACGTCACCGGGTTCCAGTGGAACTGGGAGTTCACCTACCCGGAGGAGGAGGCCGAGAACGGCCAGCCCGTCACCACGGTCGGAAGCTCCACCGAGATCCCGATCCTGGTGGTGCCCACCCACCGGAAGATCCAGTACAACCTGGAGTCCACGGACGTCATTCACTCGTTCTGGGTGCCGGAATTCCACTTCAAGCGTGACGTCATGCCGCACCCGGACAAGAACAACCAGGACAATTCGTTCCAGAACACCATCGACAGGGAAGGTGCCTTCGTCGGTCGGTGCGCCGAGTTGTGCGGCACCTACCACGCGATGATGAACTTCGAGGTGCGTGCGCTGTCGCCCGACAAGTTCGACCGGTACATCGAGCTGCGCAAGCAGATCAACCCGGACACGGGCCAGCCGAACACCGCCGCGGAGGCTCTGTCGATCATGCAGGGCGAAGGCTGCGACGAGCAGCTGTGCAGCCCGGTCGCGACGACCACGAGCCCGTTCGCTACCGACCGCACCGCGCGTACGGCGTCGGGCTGAGCCGGCCAGCGAGAAGTGACCCAGCGATCGAGTTAAGAAGGACACACGCTCATGAAGGTCGAAGCTCGGGTTTTCGACATCGTCGCGATCTTCGGTTTCGTCGTGGCGATCGTCTACGGTGTGCTCACCGCCCAGATGACCGACGACGGCATCGAGCCGATCGGTACGGTGGCGTTGGTGCTCTCGGGCGGTCTGGCGCTGCTGGTGGGCAGCTACTTCCGGTTCGTCGCCCGGCGTATCGAGCCGCGTCCCGAGGACCACGAGGACGCGGAGATCAGCGATGGTGCCGGTGAGCTGGGTTTCTTCAGCCCCGGTAGCTACTGGCCCGTCGGGCTCGCGGCCGCGGCGGCGTTGACCGGCTTGGCGCTGGCGTTCTGGCAGCCGTGGTTCATCATCGGCAGCATCGTGGCGGTGCTCATCACCGTCGGCGGCCTGGTGTTCGAGTATCACACCGGCCCCAGCCACCACTGACCGAAGCGATCGCCATGATCCCCGAAACGGGGTCCCGGTTCTCCGGGGCCCCGTCTTCGTGTGCGTGACGGCGTCTTCGGGCGCGGCGTCTCGGTGGGAAGCCCCTCGGATGGCGCCGTGGCCCAGGGCCAGGGGCCGGGCCACGGCCCCACGTCAACGTCGGTTGATCCAGCGGCTCAGCAGGTCGGCGGCGGCTCCGGAGTCGATGGTCCGGGCGGCCCGTTCCAGCCCCGCGCGCAGGTCCGCCGTGAGATCGTCCGAGAAGCCGGTGAAGGCCGCCAGCGCGCCCGCCGCGTTGAGCAGGACCGCGTCCCGCACCGGACCCGTCTTGCCGGCCACGAGTTCCTTGACCACCTCGGCGTTGGCGGCGGCGTCTCCGCCGCGGAGAGCGTCGGGGTCGGAGAGGGGGATGCCGAGGGCCTCGGGATCGATGGTGTCCCTACGAACCTCGCCGTTCGAGATCACCCAGGCGGTGCTGGTGGTCGCCGTGGTGATCTCGTCGAAGCCGTCGTCACCGCGTACGAGCAGGACGCTGTGGCCCCGCCGGGCGTACACCTCGGCCAGCACCGGCGCCTTGTCGAGATAGGCGCATCCGATGAGCCCGGACGACGGCTGGGCCGGGTTGGTGAGCGGTCCCAGCAGGTTGAACGCGGTGGAGACGCCCAACTCGCGCCGGGGCGGGCCGGTGTGTCGGTAGGCGGGGTGGAACACGGGCGCGAAGCAGAAGCCGATCCCGAGCTCCTCGACGCACCGTCGCACGTCGTCGGGCTCCAGGTCGATGGTCACGCCCAGCGCTTCGAGGACGTCGGCCGCGCCGGACTTCGACGAGGCGGCCCGGTTGCCGTGCTTGACCACCGGGACGCCGGACGCGGCCACCACCAACGACGTCATGGTGGAGATGTTCACGGAACCCTTGCGGTCGCCGCCGGTACCGACGATGTCGACCGTTCGCATGTCCAGGTCGATGCGCTTGGCGTGGGCGAGCATCGCCCTCGCCATGCCGGAGATCTCGGCGGGGGTCTCACCCTTCGCGCGCAATGCCACCGCGAAACCCGCGATCTGGGCGGGCGTGGCCTCGCCGGACATCACCTGGTCCATGGCCCATGCCGTGGCGTCCTCGGAGAGGTCGACGCGCTCGATGAGCTGGTTGAGGACGGTTGGCCAGGTGTATTCAGACATGTTCATCTCCGGGCGCCGAACGCGGACGGGTTTCGGCGGATCGTCATGGGTCGGCTCACAGCGGTGAGTCGTGGTGGTCGTCGTGCACGCGCGAGGTTGTCGCGCGAGAGGTCGTCGCCGACTCGCCTCGACAGCGTGGTCGTGAAGTGGCTTTCCCGGTTCCTCGGGACTTCAGCCGTTCACCACGGGCACGCGCTGGGTCCTCAGCACGTCCGCGACGGTCTCCGCCGCGGTCAGCGGGTCGAGTGGGTGAACCAGCACGGCATCGGCCTGCGACCAGGTGGCGAGCCATCGGTCGTCCCGGCGACGTACTGCCACCACGATAGGCGGACAGTCGGTGAGCTCGTGCTTGAGCTGACGAGTGAGACCAATGCCACCGGTGGGCTGCGCCTCACCGTCGAAGATGGCGAGATCGATCTCACCCGAATCCATCTCAGCGATCACGTCGGCGACCGCGGCGGCCTCGATGTAGGTGACTTTCCCCAGGTCAGCGGCCGGTCGGCGGCCCACCGCGTTGATGATCGAGTCGCGTACCTCCGCCTTGTGGCTGAAAACCAGGATCTTCTTCGCCGGCTCGCTCATCCTCGCGTCCTTTGCGCCTCGACAGATGGTGACGAGCCTCATGCTAACGGGCTTACCCCCTGGTTACCCAGCGGGTTCAGAGGACTTTGGGTAGCGTTTTCGGTCCGTGCACGACCGTCCGTAGGACCCGATCTGCGGTGCCCGGTCGAGGGGAGACATAATGCGAGCCGTGACAACGGCAGCTCCTTCCATCAGCCAGCGAGTGCATTCGCTGAACCGGCCGAACATGGTGAGTGTCGGCACGATCGTGTGGCTGTCCAGCGAGCTCATGTTCTTCGCTGGCCTGTTCGCCATGTTCTTCACGGTCAAGGCGCAGAACGACTCCGGTATCTGGCCGCCGATCAACCCGGCGACGGGTGAGCCGATCCACTTGGACATCGCGTACGCGCTGCCGTTCACGATCATCCTGGTGGCGTCGTCGTTCACCTGCCAGTTCGGTGTGTTCGCAGCCGAGCGCGGCGACGTGTTCGGGCTGCGTCGCTGGTACCTCGTCACGCTGCTCATGGGCACGATCTTCGTCCTGGGGCAGGTCGGCGAGTACATCACGCTCGTCAACGAGGGTGTGACCATTCCCTCGGGCGCCTACGGCACGGTGTTCTTCATGACCACCGGCTTCCACGGTCTTCACGTCATCGGTGGTCTGATCGCGTTCGTCTTCCTGCTGGTCCGTACGAAGCTCAGCAAGTTCACGCCGGCGCAGGCGACTTCGGCGATCGTCGTTTCCTACTACTGGCACTTCGTCGACATCGTGTGGATCGGCCTGTTCGCGGTGATCTACATCGTTCCCTGACCTCGAAGCATTCGGCCGAACTGACAGCAAGGGTTGCCGCAGAAGATGTTCTTCAAGAAGAAGCCCCGTGCCGCCGCGGAAAGGCGGGCGGGCCGTAGTACGAAGTTCCGTCGCCGGATGGCGGGCACATTGGCTCTCGGCGTGGCGTTGCTGAGCGCGGGCGGTCTGTACGCCGTCTTCGCGCCCGAGCCGCAGACGGCGCAGGCGCAGGAGGACCCCGCCCTCATCCGCAAGGGCGAGGAGGTCTACAACAACAGCTGCATCACCTGCCACGGCGAGAACCTCCAGGGTGTCGAGGGCCGTGGGCCGAGTCTGATCGGTGTCGGTGAGGCCGCGGTCTACTTCCAGACCTCCTCCGGTCGGATGCCGATGGTCCGGCAGGAAGCCCAGGCGTCGCGTAAGCCGGCGAAGCTGTCGCCGGAGCAGATCGACGCGCTCGGTGCCTACATCCAGGCCAACGGCGGGGGGCCGGAGCGTCCGGCGGAGTCGGGTGCCGAGCTGCGTGGTGCCGACCCCGCGCGAGGCGCCGAGCTGTTCCGGCTGAACTGCGCGTCGTGCCACAACTTCACGGGGCAGGGTGGCGCGCTGTCGGCGGGTAAGTACGCGCCGCCGTTGGAGCCGGCCACCGAGGAGCAGATCTACACCGCGATGCTGACCGGGCCGCAGAACATGCCGAAGTTCTCCGACCGACAGCTCTCCCCCGAGGAGAAGAAGGACATCATCGCGTACGTGAAGTCGGTGTCGGACGGCAACAACGCGCCCGGTGGTAACCCGCTCGGTGGTTTCGGGCCGGCATCGGAAGGTGTGGTTGCCTGGGTCGTCGGCATCGGCGTGCTGATCGGCGCGACCCTGTGGATCGGATCGAGGGCGTAAGGCGCATGAGCACGCCAGTCGAGCCACGGTGGCGTTCAGCGGGGAAGGCCAAGGGTGAGGGGCTTACGCCCTGCACGCGGAGGACAGCGAGGCAGGTTCAGACAGCATGAGTAGCGGTAACGGGCCGGAGCAGCGGCCGAGCGACGAGGAGCTCGCGGGCATGAGCCGTGACGAACTCGTCCGTCTCGGCGCGAAGCTGGACGGGGTCGAGATCGTCAACTACCCCGATCCGTGGCCGGTCAAGGGCACCAGGGCCGAGAAGCGGGCCCAGCGCGCGGTGGCGTTGTGGTTCGTCCTCGCCACCCTGGCGGGGCTCGCCTTCATCGCCGCCCTGATTTGGTGGCCGTCGGAGTATGTGCCGCCGGAGGACGACAGCGGGCACCTCTGGTACAGCTGGTACACCCCGGTGCTGGGCATCACGCTGGGTGTGTCGGTGCTCGCCCTGTCGATCGGCATCCTGCTCTACACGAAGCGGTTCATCCCGAATGAACTCGCCGTGCAGGAACGCAACGACAACATGGGCAAGGGCTCGGCCGAGATCGACCGGAAGACGATCGTGGCGCAGCTGGCCGACGCGGGCGAGCGCAGCACGATCGGCCGTCGGTCGATGATCAAGCGCACCGCCGGTCTCGGGGCGGGTGTCCTGGGGCTCGGCACCGTGGCCCTCCCGGTGGCGGGCTTCATCAAGAACCCGTGGGAGAACCCCAACAGCCCGGACTCGCTGGCCCACACCGGGTGGATGCCGCAGTATCCGGGTGAGATCGTCTACCTGCGCCGCAACACCGGTAACCCGGAGGAGATCTCCCTCGTGCGGCCGGAAGACCTGGACGCGGGCGGCATGGAGACCGTGTTCCCGTTCCGTGAGTCCGAGCGGGGCGACCCCCACGCGTTGTCCGCCGCGCTCAAGCGCTCCGACAACCCCGTGATGCTCATTCGGCTGCGCACCGAGGACGCCGAGCGGGTCGTCAAGCGTAAGGGCCAGGAGGACTTCAACTACGGCACCTACTACGCGTACTCGAAGATCTGCACGCACGTGGGTTGCCCGGCCTCGCTGTACGAGCAGCAGACCAACCGTCTCCTGTGCCCGTGCCACCAGTCGCAGTTCGACATGCTGCAGTACGCCAAGCCCGTCTTCGGGCCGGCGACGCGTGCGCTGCCGCAGCTGCCGATCACGGTGCACGAGGACGGGTACTTCATTGCTCGGCACGACTTCATCGAGCCGATCGGACCGGGTTTCTGGGAGCGCAAGTCATGAGCTCACTCACTACGCCGACGAAGGGCTCCGGCTTCCTGGCTAAGCAAGCCGCCCAGGCCGCGAACAACGCCGACCAGCGGTACTTCATGGCCAAGGGGCTGCGGCACCAGCTGAACAAGGTGTTCCCCACCCACTGGTCGTTCCTGCTCGGTGAGGTCGCCCTTTACAGCTTCATCATCCTGATCCTGTCGGGGATCTACCTGACGCTGTTCTTCGACCCCTCGATGGCGGAGGTCGTCTACGACGGCCCGTACCGCAACCTTCAGGGCATCGAGATGTCCAGGGCGTTCGAGTCGACCCTGGAGATCTCGTTCGAGGTTCGCGGTGGTCTGTTCGTCCGTCAGGTGCATCACTGGGCGGCGCTGATCTTCGTCGCGGCCATGTTCGTGCACATGTTCCGGGTGTTCTTCACCGGGGCGTTCCGCNNNNNNNNNNNNNNNNNNNNNNNNNNNNNNNNNNNNNNNNNNNNNNNNNNNNNNNNNNNNNNNNNNNNNNNNNNNNNNNNNNNNNNNNNNNNNNNNNNNNCCGTCGGGGGCCGCGGCGACGAGTTCGGCGACGGCCGCCAACGCCGTGAGCCGATGCCGTTTGTCGACCGCCCGCAGCAGAGCCGCGAGTTCGTCGCGGCGGCGGGCCGCGCGCTCGAAGTGACGGGCGTCGGCGAGTTCGGCGAGCTGCTCGGTGCCCCGTGCCAGCAGTGTCGCGTCGGTGCCCTCCACGAGGTCGGACACGAGACGTACCGCTGACCGGTACTCCTCCACCGGCTGAGCGCCCGTGCAGGGTGCGCCGCAGCGCCCCAGCTCGGCGAGGACACACGGGCTCCCGGAGGCACCCGAGGCGGGAATGCGTGCCGTGCACGTGCGCAACCCGGCGATGTCGGCGAGAGCGTCGGCGACGGTTCTCGCCCGTGTTCGGGAGGTGAAGGGCCCCAGGGCTCCGTCGCGGGGACGTCGGACGACGGAGAGCCGGGGGAAGGGCTCCTCGGTGAGGACGATCCACCACACCTTCCCCGGATTCCGGGAACGCCGGTTGTAGGCGGGCCGGTGAGCCGCCAGCAACCGTAGTTCGCGTACCGCGGCTTCGAGCGAGTGCGCGCACTCCACGGTGTCGACCCGCTCGGCCAGTGCCACCATCTCCTTGACGCGGCCCCGGCTTTCGGAGGAGGTGAAGTACTGCCGCACCCGGCGTCGAAGATTGCTCGCCGTGCCGACGTAGAGCACCTCGTCCGACGGGCCCCGGAACAGGTAGACGCCGGGACGTTCGGGAAGGTGCTCGGCGAGCTCGCGTTTGCGACGCTGCGCGGGAGTCACGTCGGGCAGGTAGTCGAGCAGTTCTTCGAGGGACTGCACACCGAGCGGGCCCAGTCGTTCCAGCAGACCGTGCAGGACGTCGACGGTGGCCTTCGCGTCGTCGAGCGCACGGTGGTTCGGTGTGGTGCGGGCCCCGAACAGGGGAGCCAGGGCGGAGAGCCGGTAGCTCTGCCGTTCCCGCGACTCCCGCCGAAGCACGCGGCGGGCGAGCTTGAGCGTGCAGACCACGGTGGGCTTGGGCCAGTCGAAGCCGTGCACCCGGCAGGCGGCCTTGAGGAACGAGACGTCGAACCCGGCGTTGTGGGCCACCAGTACCGCGCCGTCGGCGAATTCGAGGAACGCGGGCAGGACCTGTTCGATCCGAGGGGCCGAGCTCACCATCGCGGTCGTGATACCGGTGAGCGCCACGATCTGGGGCGGGATGGGTACTCCCGGATCGACCAGCGTGGAGAACTCGCCGAGCACTTCCCCACCTCGGACCTTTACCGCGCCGATCTCGGTGATGTTGCCTCCGTCGGGGGAGCCTCCCGTGGTCTCCAGGTCCACGACCACGAAGGTGACTTCGCGCAGAGGGGTACCCAGCTCGTCGAAGGCAAGCTGCATGAGCGCAGACACTAGGCGGAAACCCCGACAATTCGTCACGGGGGTGTGGCACGGGTGTGACCGACCCGTGGTGGGATCGGAAGCGCGGTCCGATCGTGGAGAACCTAAGCTGGACCGATGTTGTCGTCGTCCGCGTACCCCGAGCACCCCGAGGAGACCTCTTCGGGGACGTCGCCTTCCTCCGGGCCGCCCGGTGAGGGCGGCGCGGCCGCTGTCCGGCCCGCTCGGGCGGAGGAGGGCGGAGGAGTGACCGACTCAGCCGAATCCGTCGATTGGCTCGGTCTTCCCGAGCCGGTCCGGGAGCGCATCGCCGAGCTCGCCGCCGCCGCCCTGGGCAAGCTGCCCAGTGACGACGTGCCGCGTCAGCTTCGTCCCGTGGCCCGCTTCGCTCCCGCCAAACGGGCGAGACTCGGCGGCCCGGCACTGCTGGCCGCGCTCCGGGACTCGGGGCGGTTTCGGACCGCGGTGCTGGAGTGGCTCCGCGAACACCGGGTCGACGCGCTGAACCCCAATGACGACGACTCCGTCGCCGCGGCGGCCGCCGCCGTGCTCCTCGGGGAGTCGAGCGCGTCCTCGCGCGTGCGGCTGGTGGCGCGCAACACCGAGGAGTCCACGCTGCGTGCCGAACGCGACGCCGCCGTGGCACGGGTGCGCAAGCTCGAGGCGGAGATCGGCAAACTGCGGGCCGAGCTGGAGGAGGCTCGCGCGGCGGTCGAACGGGCGAAGGCCGAGCGTGCGGACGAGCTGGTCAAGCTCCGAAAGCGACTGCGTGAGCAGGGCGTCGTGGTGCGTCGGGCCAAGGACGCCGCGGCCGAGGCCGTCGCTGCGCGGGAGCGGGCGGAGGCGAAGCGGGACGCCGAGATCGAGGCACTGTCCGCCCGGCTGGAACGGGAACGGGAGAAGACCAGGGCCGAGCGGGCCCGAGCGGAGCGGGCGATGGCCGAGGCCGACGCCGCTCGACAGTCCGCCCGTGAGGCGCGAGATGCCGACGAGGTGCGGCTGTCCATGCTGTTGGACACGCTCAGCGGCGCGGTGGACGGCCTGCGGCGGGAGTTGTCGGTCGGCAGCACCCCGAGGCGACCCGCCGACATGGTGCGAGGCGCGAGCACCGGCAGGCGTGGCGGCCGGGTCTCGGAGCCCAGGACGTTGGACACCCTGCTGGCGTTGCCGGGGGTGCACATGATCGTGGACGGCTACAACGTCACCAAGACCGGATACCCGGAACTGTCCCTGGCCGAGCAGCGACAGCGGCTCGTGCGTCAGCTCGGTACGCTCGCGGCGCGCACGCGCGCCGAGATCACCGTCGTGTTCGACGGAGCCAACGTCACCTCCATCCCCAACGCGGGGCCGAGGAACGTGCGGGTGCTGTTCTCCGATCCGGGGGTGCTGGCCGACGACGTGATCCGGACGTTGGTGCGCTCGGAACCCCAGGGCCGGCCGTTGGTGGTCGCCACCTCCGACCAGGCCGTGGTGGCCTCGGTGTGCGACTCGGGCGCGCACGCCGTCCCCGCCGCCGTGCTGTTGACGCGCCTCGGGCGCGTGTGACGACTTTCGCGTTCCGACGCCCGCCGGAGTGGTATTCCCCGACGTCACGGTCGTGCTCACGGTGACGGAGGCGGGATGCGCGTACTCGGAATGGCGGTCTCCTTGCTCGTCGTGTTGTCGCTGTGGTCGGCGCCGCTCGCGGAAGGGGCGCGTGGTGCGGGGGACGGGGTCGACGAGCCGGTCCGGCCCCGCGTCGCCGAGGACGTCGACGAGGACACCGACGTCGCCGAGGACGCGGCGCGGGCCTGGCGTGAGTGGCTCCGGGAGCTCGAACACGCCGGGGTCAGGCTTCCTCCCGCACGGGCCCTGCTCGACCTCGACCGGCTGCCTCCCGGACTGAGGCCCGCCCGAGGGGCCGACGGGACCGTCCGGCGCGGGGTTGCGTGGGCCCCGGAGCCGGGGGCGCTCGTGGTACCGCGCGANNNNNNNNNNNNNNNNNNNNNNNNNNNNNNNNNNNNNNNNNNNNNNNNNNNNNNNNNNNNNNNNNNNNNNNNNNNNNNNNNNNNNNNNNNNNNNNNNNNNGGCCCTCGACGCCGTGGGGGCCCCGTATGCCGACGACGGCGGCGGCCCCGACGCGTTCTCGTGCGACGGGCTCGTCCACACGCTGTACCGGCGGGTGGGCTTCGAGGTCGCGGAGTCGGCGGCCGGGCAGTGGGCCACCGGGCGGGAGGTCGCGTACGAGGATGCGGTCCCCGGCGACCTGGTGGTCGTCGGCTCGCGGAGGTACGGCATCCAGTCGATCGGCATCGTCGTGGGCGAGGACGTGATGGTGACGGCGGACGCACGGGCGGCGGCCGTGGTGGTGGCCGCCCTGCCCGGACGGGACGCGGTGCTCGGTGTGGTGCGGCCGAGCCTGGGGCCTCGTCCCGCGCGGCCGGTCCCGGAGGGGGAGGACTCGCCGTCCTGGCGTTGCGGGGGCATTCAGCCCTCCGGCGGCACCGGAGCGAGCGGGCCCGCCCAACGTGGCTGGGCGGGCTATCCCAACGGACTCATTCCCAGCGGGGTGTTGTGCGAACTCGACGAGAAGCCGCACGCATTGCGTTGTGACGCCGCCCGCGATTTCGCGGCGCTTTCCGAGGCTTACGCCGACGAACTCGGCGAGTCGTTGTGTCTGACGGATTCCTACCGGACCCTGGAGATGCAGCTGGATCTGTACCGACGTAAACCGGAGTTGTCGGCGACACCGGGAACGAGTAACCACGGCTGGGGCCTGGCGGTGGACCTCTGCGGTGGTGTGGAGCGGTTCGGTACTGAGGAACATCGCTGGATGCGTGCCCACGCTCCCGATTTCGGTTGGATACATCCTTCCTGGGCACGTGAGGGCAGCCCGCGGGAAGAGCCGTGGCACTGGGAGTACGTGGGTCGCTGAACGGAAATTGTCGGAGGGGGTTCGTATCGTTTTCCGCATGAACGAGGTCGAACGAACTCGCAACACCGTCGGCGAAACCGAGCGGGATTCGACCACGGTGACCATCGACTGCGATCGGTGTCTGTTCCGGAATCGCGATTGCGCGAACTGCGTGGTCAGTGTGGTGGTCGACGCGCCCGACCCACTGCGGTGGAGTTCCGAGGAACTTCGCGCCATTTCACTCCTCGCGGCCGCGGGAATGGTACCGGAGTTGCGTCACGCGGCGGCGTGAGTTGCTCCGGGTCGGTTTTCCGGTCTCGGGGGAGCCTTCCGGTGAACCCCGAGTGATCACTCTGCGCCAAGCCTTTTCGGTGAGCGGTCCATCCGATCAGGTGAACGGTCTCAAGCCTGAGAGTGTCTCCTTGTTGTCCTAGTCACATCTGACGGCAAAGCGCAGGTCCGGGCGCCGCCACACGCACGGTTACCGATTCCCTTCGCTGGGTTGGTGGACTTCCGCGATCTCGCTTCGTAATCTGGCCGAGATCTCGCGCCAGGCAGCCGTTCCACAGGGGTCGGCGACGCGAGATCGCCGCCGAAACAGCTTGTCGGGGAGCTGCGCCGGATACGACGCGACAATGTCGCTTCCGCCTGTCGAAAACCAGCAT
The window above is part of the Saccharomonospora glauca K62 genome. Proteins encoded here:
- the ctaC gene encoding aa3-type cytochrome oxidase subunit II codes for the protein MGVSERTRGTRRGKAGKLAALAALVALTVTGCSGEEILRFGWPEGVTPEAEKMRTFWTWSVIAALVVGVIVWGLIFWSVAFHRKKKGKTEALPRQFQYNVPLELFVVVLPVVMVCVLFFFTAVTEQSVLAEEDDPDVVVDVTGFQWNWEFTYPEEEAENGQPVTTVGSSTEIPILVVPTHRKIQYNLESTDVIHSFWVPEFHFKRDVMPHPDKNNQDNSFQNTIDREGAFVGRCAELCGTYHAMMNFEVRALSPDKFDRYIELRKQINPDTGQPNTAAEALSIMQGEGCDEQLCSPVATTTSPFATDRTARTASG
- a CDS encoding cytochrome c oxidase subunit 4, giving the protein MKVEARVFDIVAIFGFVVAIVYGVLTAQMTDDGIEPIGTVALVLSGGLALLVGSYFRFVARRIEPRPEDHEDAEISDGAGELGFFSPGSYWPVGLAAAAALTGLALAFWQPWFIIGSIVAVLITVGGLVFEYHTGPSHH
- the trpD gene encoding anthranilate phosphoribosyltransferase encodes the protein MSEYTWPTVLNQLIERVDLSEDATAWAMDQVMSGEATPAQIAGFAVALRAKGETPAEISGMARAMLAHAKRIDLDMRTVDIVGTGGDRKGSVNISTMTSLVVAASGVPVVKHGNRAASSKSGAADVLEALGVTIDLEPDDVRRCVEELGIGFCFAPVFHPAYRHTGPPRRELGVSTAFNLLGPLTNPAQPSSGLIGCAYLDKAPVLAEVYARRGHSVLLVRGDDGFDEITTATTSTAWVISNGEVRRDTIDPEALGIPLSDPDALRGGDAAANAEVVKELVAGKTGPVRDAVLLNAAGALAAFTGFSDDLTADLRAGLERAARTIDSGAAADLLSRWINRR
- the ctaE gene encoding aa3-type cytochrome oxidase subunit III; its protein translation is MRAVTTAAPSISQRVHSLNRPNMVSVGTIVWLSSELMFFAGLFAMFFTVKAQNDSGIWPPINPATGEPIHLDIAYALPFTIILVASSFTCQFGVFAAERGDVFGLRRWYLVTLLMGTIFVLGQVGEYITLVNEGVTIPSGAYGTVFFMTTGFHGLHVIGGLIAFVFLLVRTKLSKFTPAQATSAIVVSYYWHFVDIVWIGLFAVIYIVP
- the qcrC gene encoding cytochrome bc1 complex diheme cytochrome c subunit, with translation MFFKKKPRAAAERRAGRSTKFRRRMAGTLALGVALLSAGGLYAVFAPEPQTAQAQEDPALIRKGEEVYNNSCITCHGENLQGVEGRGPSLIGVGEAAVYFQTSSGRMPMVRQEAQASRKPAKLSPEQIDALGAYIQANGGGPERPAESGAELRGADPARGAELFRLNCASCHNFTGQGGALSAGKYAPPLEPATEEQIYTAMLTGPQNMPKFSDRQLSPEEKKDIIAYVKSVSDGNNAPGGNPLGGFGPASEGVVAWVVGIGVLIGATLWIGSRA
- the qcrA gene encoding cytochrome bc1 complex Rieske iron-sulfur subunit, whose product is MSSGNGPEQRPSDEELAGMSRDELVRLGAKLDGVEIVNYPDPWPVKGTRAEKRAQRAVALWFVLATLAGLAFIAALIWWPSEYVPPEDDSGHLWYSWYTPVLGITLGVSVLALSIGILLYTKRFIPNELAVQERNDNMGKGSAEIDRKTIVAQLADAGERSTIGRRSMIKRTAGLGAGVLGLGTVALPVAGFIKNPWENPNSPDSLAHTGWMPQYPGEIVYLRRNTGNPEEISLVRPEDLDAGGMETVFPFRESERGDPHALSAALKRSDNPVMLIRLRTEDAERVVKRKGQEDFNYGTYYAYSKICTHVGCPASLYEQQTNRLLCPCHQSQFDMLQYAKPVFGPATRALPQLPITVHEDGYFIARHDFIEPIGPGFWERKS
- a CDS encoding DEDD exonuclease domain-containing protein; amino-acid sequence: MQLAFDELGTPLREVTFVVVDLETTGGSPDGGNITEIGAVKVRGGEVLGEFSTLVDPGVPIPPQIVALTGITTAMVSSAPRIEQVLPAFLEFADGAVLVAHNAGFDVSFLKAACRVHGFDWPKPTVVCTLKLARRVLRRESRERQSYRLSALAPLFGARTTPNHRALDDAKATVDVLHGLLERLGPLGVQSLEELLDYLPDVTPAQRRKRELAEHLPERPGVYLFRGPSDEVLYVGTASNLRRRVRQYFTSSESRGRVKEMVALAERVDTVECAHSLEAAVRELRLLAAHRPAYNRRSRNPGKVWWIVLTEEPFPRLSVVRRPRDGALGPFTSRTRARTVADALADIAGLRTCTARIPASGASGSPCVLAELGRCGAPCTGAQPVEEYRSAVRLVSDLVEGTDATLLARGTEQLAELADARHFERAARRRDELAALLRAVDKRHRLTALAAVAELVAAAPDG
- a CDS encoding NYN domain-containing protein, with translation MLSSSAYPEHPEETSSGTSPSSGPPGEGGAAAVRPARAEEGGGVTDSAESVDWLGLPEPVRERIAELAAAALGKLPSDDVPRQLRPVARFAPAKRARLGGPALLAALRDSGRFRTAVLEWLREHRVDALNPNDDDSVAAAAAAVLLGESSASSRVRLVARNTEESTLRAERDAAVARVRKLEAEIGKLRAELEEARAAVERAKAERADELVKLRKRLREQGVVVRRAKDAAAEAVAARERAEAKRDAEIEALSARLEREREKTRAERARAERAMAEADAARQSAREARDADEVRLSMLLDTLSGAVDGLRRELSVGSTPRRPADMVRGASTGRRGGRVSEPRTLDTLLALPGVHMIVDGYNVTKTGYPELSLAEQRQRLVRQLGTLAARTRAEITVVFDGANVTSIPNAGPRNVRVLFSDPGVLADDVIRTLVRSEPQGRPLVVATSDQAVVASVCDSGAHAVPAAVLLTRLGRV